The Antechinus flavipes isolate AdamAnt ecotype Samford, QLD, Australia chromosome X, AdamAnt_v2, whole genome shotgun sequence DNA window CCAGGTGAGGACGTGTGGGGACCAGAGCCACTGGAGGGCTTCAGGGCCCTCACCTAGTTTCCTTCCGGTCCTttaaattccccccccccctccattaCCGCCATTTTGCCGCCATCTTCCATACTGAACGATCGCGTGCCTAAGTGTCTGTGTTAGGTAAGTGCCCCCCGGCTCCCGCCTCTGCCCCTCCGcgtcttctctcttctctccccccccccagcctttTCATGAAGCTCTCCCCCGGCCCCGCTGGCTTTTCGTCGTGCCGGGAAGGATGTGAGTAAGTGGGGGCAAAAGCCCCGGGAGCGTCCGCGTGGTGTGTGCGCGCGTGCGTGTGCATGGTGTGTCCCGCGTGGCAACCCTTGCTTACAGCTGGGACTGCTTCCTCGCCAGCCGCTGCGTTCTGCCTCCCGAGCGGTCTCTTCGCCTCCTGGGCTGGATGACTGGATCCCGATCCCCACTGGACATGGAGTGAGGGCTCCGTCCCACTTCCTGCTCTTGGAACCAGGCAAGGGGAGCATCCTGGGGCTTGGGGCCGGGCTGTCGGGCACGGGGGTTccatgttgtttgtcctttcacGCTGACAATGATAACTAACGGCGACCATAACGAGTAACTAGGAAACAAAATGTTCACTCTTTTAGCGTAATTGTTGCACTGTGAGGAGAGCCTTTGGCTGAGGTCTTGGCGGTGGCAGAGGCGGGGGTGTGACTCGGCGGCGGAAGGAGACATGGCCAACATTGCGGTGCAGCGAATCAAGCGAGAGTTCAAGGAGGTGCTGAAGAGCGAGGagacaaacaaaaaccaaattaaaGTAGATCTGGTAGATGAGAACTTTACAGAACTAAGAGGAGAGATAGCGGGACCGCCAGACACCCCGTACGAAGGAGGAAGATACCAACTCGAGATAAAAATACCAGAAACGTACCCATTTAGTCCCCCTAAGGTGCGCTTCATTACTAAGATTTGGCACCCTAATATTAGTTCTGTCACAGGGGCCATTTGTTTGGATATTCTGAAAGATCAATGGGCAGCAACAATGACTCTAAGGACAGTATTGCTCTCATTGCAAGCTTTATTGGCAGCTGCAGAACCAGATGATCCACAAGATGCAGTAGTAGCAAATCAGTACAAACAGAATCCAGAAATGTTCCAAGAGACAGCTCAATTTTGGGCACATGTGTATGCGGGAGCGCCACCTACTAGTCCAGAATAtgccaaaaaaatagaaaacctgTGTGCTATGGGATTTGATAGGAATGCAGTAATAGTGGCCTTGTCTTCAAAATCATGGGATGTAGAGACTGCAGTAGAATTGCTTCTGAgtaactgaggcatagagagaaAGATGCTGCTGTAGGCCAGTCTGCCCGCTTCTTCAGAAGCGTCACCATCTGTTATTTTTACAGTTCTGTATAGATTCTTTTAAAACTGGTGTTGTTGCCTCATTATTATCTCAGCATGattgaagactgaaaaaaacaaaccctgCTCTGTAAATAAAGCTAATTAAACATCTGTgtgaattcaaaaaaagaataattgttgcgtaataattgaaataattaacaactttagcacaattgcagcatataaaataaacccacatgaataattgatatttctaTGTATAATCAGCAAAGTCCAACAGTGAAAGATAGgggggaaattccatttaaaataactaaatattataaaaaaaacttgggagtatacctgtcaagacaaactcaggaagtagatgaatacaaaatatttttcatagaaatgaaataaagtcTAAGCAATTGAAGCAACATCAtttgctcttggataggctgagccaatataatacaAATGCCAATTCTACCCaagataatttaattattttgtgctTTATCAAATTAacctatcaaaaatatttttaatgtattttataaaaattattttatagagctggaaataagtatcctggaaaaaaaaagtttaaaaatgttaaaggaattaatggtaaaaaaaattagaagcaagTTGGACTAATCATACcacatctcaaactgtattataaagtggtaatcatcaaaactaccTGGTAATGTTTAAGAAATTGaatagtggaatagattagatgcaGAAGATAGACTATTAAATGAACATAttaatccagtgtttgataaatgaCAAGAATTCCTTATTGGACAAAATCTAGAAAACTTGTCTGATTGAGGGATTATGAAGTTTGGATTTACTCCTGCAATAAGTCACCACTTCTAACTTAataagataatttaataattaataagatAGTTTAATGATTACAAATAAACTGGAATAGTACAATTGCCACACAATAATAACATTACAAAGATAAGCAtaatagcaaagagaaaaaaaagaaaagtagta harbors:
- the LOC127542978 gene encoding ubiquitin-conjugating enzyme E2 K-like; this translates as MANIAVQRIKREFKEVLKSEETNKNQIKVDLVDENFTELRGEIAGPPDTPYEGGRYQLEIKIPETYPFSPPKVRFITKIWHPNISSVTGAICLDILKDQWAATMTLRTVLLSLQALLAAAEPDDPQDAVVANQYKQNPEMFQETAQFWAHVYAGAPPTSPEYAKKIENLCAMGFDRNAVIVALSSKSWDVETAVELLLSN